In Quercus lobata isolate SW786 chromosome 12, ValleyOak3.0 Primary Assembly, whole genome shotgun sequence, a genomic segment contains:
- the LOC115972435 gene encoding mediator of RNA polymerase II transcription subunit 33B-like isoform X2, translating to MEIDGHDGFSEKRIEHNEGLQKVNTVMAIEIIGEFFQNKVTSRILYLARRNMPSHWGGFIQRLQLLSVKSVVLRNSKHITPETLLQLTSDTRRLLSRECKTMSGQEFHAVMASGSLISSANQVHGTSLSALWLPIDLFLEDAMDGSQVAATSAVETLTGLVKALQAVNGTTWHNTFLGLWIAALRLVQRERDSSEGPVPRLDTCLCMLLSVTTLAVANIIEEEECELIDESELSPTNQRIEKQPQGKRCKELVTSLQLLSDYDGLLTPPQYAVSVANQAAAKAIMFISNLPVSNGHYECVSVTDMPMNCSGNMRHLIVESLIARNLLDTSAYYWPGYVNARSNQVPRSIPGQVSGWSSLMKGSPLTPPLVNALVATPASSLAEIEKIFEIAVNGSDDEKISAATILCGASLIRGWNVQEHVIIFITSLLSPPVPADYSGSDSHLIICAPFLNVLLIGISNVDCVQIFSLHGLVPLLAGALMPICEVFGSCVPIAPWTLTTGEELSCHAVFCNAFTLLLKLWRFNHPPLEHVMGDAPPVGSQLCPEYLLLVRNSRLSSFGRLPRDRMKTRRLSRLITFSVEPIFMETFPKLKRWYQQHQECIASTLSGLVLGTPVHQIVDALLSMMFRKINRGGQPLTPSASGSSNSSVSGTEDASIRLQVPAWDILEATPFVLDAALTACAHGRVSPRELATGLKDLADFLPATLATIMSYFSAEVTRGIWKPAFMNGTDWPSPAANLSTVEQQIKKILAATGVDVPSLAVGGSSPATLPLPLAALVSLTITYKLDKASERFLTMIGPALNSLASGCPWPCMAIVASLWAQKVKRWGDFLVFSASGTVFYHNSDAVVQLIKACFTSTLGLNSSHICSNGGVGALLGHGFGSHFSGGISPVAPGILYLRVHRSIRDVMFMTEEIVSILILSVRDIASSGLPKDKVEKLKKTKYGMRYGQVSLAAAMTRVKLAASLGASLVWISGGSSLVQSLIKETLPSWFLSVHGLRQEGGESGGMVAMLGGYALAYFAVLCGTFAWGVDSSLPASHRRPKILGAHLEFLASALDGKISLGCDCATWQAYVSGFVSLMVGCAPMWLLEVNVDVLKRLSKGLRQWSEEELALALLGIGGIGAMGAAAELIIETEF from the exons ATGGAAATAGATGGTCATGATGGCTTTAGTGAGAAGAGAATAGAGCACAATGAAGGACTGCAGAAAGTAAATACCGTAATGGCTATTGAGATAATTGGagagtttttccaaaacaaagtGACTTCAAGGATTCTTTACTTGGCACGTCGAAACAT GCCATCACATTGGGGAGGTTTCATTCAGCGACTGCAACTGCTTTCCGTAAAATCAGTGGTCTTGAGGAATTCAAAACACATAACTCCAGAGACCCTTCTGCAGTTGACGTCTGACACACGTCGACTTCTATCTAGAGAATGCAAAACAATGTCGGGGCAAGAGTTTCATGCAGTTATGGCTTCTGGGTCTCTGATATCTTCTGCTAATCAAGTTCATGGAACTAGTTTGTCTGCCCTTTGGCTCCccattgatttgtttttggaagatgCTATGGATGGATCACAAGTGGCAGCAACTAGTGCTGTTGAAACTCTTACTG GTTTAGTAAAGGCTCTGCAGGCTGTTAATGGTACCACATGGCACAACacatttttaggtttatggaTTGCAGCTCTTCGGCTAGTGCAAAGG GAGAGGGATTCAAGTGAGGGTCCTGTGCCTCGCCTAGATACATGTTTGTGCATGTTATTGTCTGTTACGACACTTGCGGTTGCTAATATTATTGAGGAAGAGGAATGTGAACTTATTGATGAAAGTGAACTCAGCCCTACCAATCAAAGGATAGAAAAACAGCCTCAGGGAAAACGGTGCAAGGAGTTAGTTACCAGCTTGCAGTTATTGAGCGATTATGATGGTTTGTTGACACCCCCTCAGTATGCTGTTTCAGTAGCCAATCAGGCTGCTGCCAAAGCAATAATGTTCATTTCAAACCTTCCAGTCAGTAATGGACACTATGAATGTGTGAGCGTAACTGACATGCCAATGAACTGTT CTGGAAACATGCGACATCTGATTGTTGAGTCATTAATCGCAAGGAATCTACTGGACACATCGGCATATTACTGGCCAGGCTATGTCAATGCACGTAGCAACCAAGTTCCTCGTAGTATTCCTGGTCAAGTATCTGGTTGGTCATCATTGATGAAGGGTTCCCCTCTAACTCCACCATTGGTAAATGCTTTGGTTGCCACTCCAGCTTCTAG CTTAGCAGAAATCgagaaaatatttgaaattgcgGTCAATGGTTCAGATGATGAGAAGATATCTGCCGCTACCATTCTTTGTGGGGCGTCTCTAATTCGTGGTTGGAATGTACAG GAGCacgtcattatttttattacaagcCTGCTATCGCCTCCAGTTCCTGCTGACTACTCTGGCAGTGATAGCCATTTGATCATCTGTGCTCCATTTTTGAATGTCCTTCTTATTGGAATATCAAATGTGGATTGTGTTCAGATTTTCTCCTTACATGGCTTG GTTCCATTGCTTGCAGGTGCATTGATGCCCATCTGTGAGGTTTTTGGGTCTTGTGTACCGATTGCGCCATGGACTCTTACAACAGGTGAAGAACTCTCTTGTCATGCAGTGTTCTGCAATGCATTTACACTTCTGCTGAAGTTATGGAGGTTTAATCATCCACCTCTTGAGCATGTGATGGGAGATGCGCCACCAGTGGGATCCCAGCTATGTCCTGAATATCTCTTATTGGTTCGGAACTCACGATTGTCTTCCTTTGGAAGATTACCCAGGGATCGGATGAAAACCAGAAGACTCTCTAGATTAATAACTTTTTCTGTAGAACCTATATTTATGGAaacctttccaaaattaaaGCGCTGGTACCAGCAGCATCAAGAATGTATTGCTTCCACCCTCTCTGGTCTTGTCCTTGGGACTCCTGTTCATCAGATAGTTGATGCACTACTGAGTATGATGTTTCGAAAAATAAATAGAGGTGGTCAGCCTTTAACTCCTTCAGCTTCAGGAAGCAGCAATTCATCAGTATCTGGAACTGAAGATGCCTCGATTAGACTCCAAGTGCCTGCATGGGATATTCTGGAGGCAACTCCCTTTGTACTTGATGCTGCTCTTACAGCATGTGCCCATGGAAGAGTCTCTCCCCGTGAACTTGCTACAG GACTCAAAGATCTTGCTGATTTTCTTCCGGCAACGTTGGCCACCATTATGAGCTACTTTTCAGCTGAAGTAACGCGGGGCATATGGAAGCCAGCTTTTATGAATGGAACTGATTGGCCAAGCCCTGCTGCGAATTTGTCTACTGTTGAGCAACAGATTAAGAAAATCTTAGCTGCTACTGGTGTTGATGTCCCAAGCCTTGCTGTAG GTGGGAGCTCTCCTGCGACGCTTCCTTTACCCTTGGCTGCCCTAGTAAGCCTCACAATTACTTATAAACTTGATAAAGCCAGTGAACGCTTCCTCACAATGATAGGCCCAGCCTTGAATTCCCTTGCATCTGGTTGCCCCTGGCCATGCATGGCCATCGTTGCCTCATTATGGGCCCAGAAGGTAAAGCGCTGGGGTGACTTCCTTGTGTTCTCAGCTTCTGGTACTGTTTTCTACCATAACAGTGATGCTGTGGTCCAGCTTATTAAGGCCTGCTTCACATCTACCCTTGGGCTAAATTCCTCCCACATTTGCAGCAATGGTGGTGTAGGTGCCCTCCTTGGCCATGGCTTTGGCTCCCACTTCTCAGGTGGGATCTCTCCAGTTGCCCCTGGAATTCTCTACTTAAGAGTGCATCGGTCTATCAGAGATGTAATGTTCATGACAGAGGAAATTGTCTCTATTCTAATTCTCTCTGTTAGAGATATTGCAAGTAGTGGGTTGCCTAAAGATAAAGTGGAGAAATTGAAGAAGACCAAGTATGGGATGAGATATGGGCAGGTTTCTCTTGCTGCAGCAATGACACGTGTCAAACTTGCAGCTTCACTTGGGGCATCATTAGTTTGGATATCTGGTGGATCAAGTTTGGTGCAATCCTTGATCAAAGAAACTCTTCCTTCTTGGTTTCTATCAGTCCATGGATTAAGGCAGGAAGGTGGAGAATCTGGAGGAATGGTTGCGATGCTAGGGGGTTATGCGCTGGCATACTTTGCTGTGCTTTGTGGTACATTTGCTTGGGGAGTGGACTCATCATTGCCAGCATCACACCGGCGGCCAAAGATTCTTGGGGCCCACTTAGAATTTCTTGCAAGTGCACTAGATGGAAAAATCTCTCTTGGTTGTGATTGTGCCACTTGGCAGGCATACGTGTCAGGATTTGTGAGCTTGATGGTTGGTTGCGCACCAATGTGGTTGCTAGAGGTGAATGTGGATGTGTTAAAGAGGCTGAGCAAAGGATTGAGGCAGTGGAGCGAGGAAGAATTGGCTCTGGCCCTGCTGGGAATTGGTGGGATAGGTGCAATGGGTGCAGCAGCTGAATTGATTATTGAAACTGAGTTTTAA
- the LOC115972435 gene encoding mediator of RNA polymerase II transcription subunit 33B-like isoform X1, which translates to MSMMSVQASEATRQRQRLWDGVLELTKSAQEKNSDPLLWAVQLSTSLSSAGVVLPSVELAHLLVSHICFANHVPVTWKFLEKALTVKIAPPMLVLSLLSTRVIPNRQHQPGAYRLYMELLKRHALSFASQIRGPNYHKIMKSIDDVLHLSQIYGLQVSEPGVILVEFVFSIVWQLLDASLDDEGLLELTPDKKSRWPTRSQDMEIDGHDGFSEKRIEHNEGLQKVNTVMAIEIIGEFFQNKVTSRILYLARRNMPSHWGGFIQRLQLLSVKSVVLRNSKHITPETLLQLTSDTRRLLSRECKTMSGQEFHAVMASGSLISSANQVHGTSLSALWLPIDLFLEDAMDGSQVAATSAVETLTGLVKALQAVNGTTWHNTFLGLWIAALRLVQRERDSSEGPVPRLDTCLCMLLSVTTLAVANIIEEEECELIDESELSPTNQRIEKQPQGKRCKELVTSLQLLSDYDGLLTPPQYAVSVANQAAAKAIMFISNLPVSNGHYECVSVTDMPMNCSGNMRHLIVESLIARNLLDTSAYYWPGYVNARSNQVPRSIPGQVSGWSSLMKGSPLTPPLVNALVATPASSLAEIEKIFEIAVNGSDDEKISAATILCGASLIRGWNVQEHVIIFITSLLSPPVPADYSGSDSHLIICAPFLNVLLIGISNVDCVQIFSLHGLVPLLAGALMPICEVFGSCVPIAPWTLTTGEELSCHAVFCNAFTLLLKLWRFNHPPLEHVMGDAPPVGSQLCPEYLLLVRNSRLSSFGRLPRDRMKTRRLSRLITFSVEPIFMETFPKLKRWYQQHQECIASTLSGLVLGTPVHQIVDALLSMMFRKINRGGQPLTPSASGSSNSSVSGTEDASIRLQVPAWDILEATPFVLDAALTACAHGRVSPRELATGLKDLADFLPATLATIMSYFSAEVTRGIWKPAFMNGTDWPSPAANLSTVEQQIKKILAATGVDVPSLAVGGSSPATLPLPLAALVSLTITYKLDKASERFLTMIGPALNSLASGCPWPCMAIVASLWAQKVKRWGDFLVFSASGTVFYHNSDAVVQLIKACFTSTLGLNSSHICSNGGVGALLGHGFGSHFSGGISPVAPGILYLRVHRSIRDVMFMTEEIVSILILSVRDIASSGLPKDKVEKLKKTKYGMRYGQVSLAAAMTRVKLAASLGASLVWISGGSSLVQSLIKETLPSWFLSVHGLRQEGGESGGMVAMLGGYALAYFAVLCGTFAWGVDSSLPASHRRPKILGAHLEFLASALDGKISLGCDCATWQAYVSGFVSLMVGCAPMWLLEVNVDVLKRLSKGLRQWSEEELALALLGIGGIGAMGAAAELIIETEF; encoded by the exons ATGTCGATGATGAGTGTACAGGCGAGTGAAGCCACGCGTCAGAGGCAGCGACTATGGGACGGAGTGTTGGAGTTGACGAAATCGGCACAGGAAAAGAACAGCGACCCGCTGCTTTGGGCGGTGCAGCTAAGCACGAGCCTGAGCTCGGCCGGAGTGGTCCTGCCGTCGGTGGAGTTGGCTCACTTGTTGGTCTCTCACATCTGCTTCGCTAATCACGTGCCTGTCACGTGGAAGTTCCTCGAGAAAGCTTTGACTGTTAAGATCGCTCCTCCTATGcttgttctctctctcctctccacCAG GGTCATTCCAAATCGGCAGCACCAGCCTGGAGCATACAGACTATATATGGAACTCCTCAAGCGACATGCGTTGTCATTTGCATCTCAAATCCGTGGTCCAAATTATCATAA GATcatgaaatccattgatgacgTTCTTCATCTTTCCCAGATATATGGCCTTCAAGTGTCTGAACCTGGGGTAATTCTTGTTGAATTTGTCTTTTCAATTGTATGGCAGTTACTTGATGCATCTTTGGATGATGAAGGGTTGTTGGAACTTACCCCAGACAAGAAGTCTAGATGGCCAACGAGGTCCCAAGATATGGAAATAGATGGTCATGATGGCTTTAGTGAGAAGAGAATAGAGCACAATGAAGGACTGCAGAAAGTAAATACCGTAATGGCTATTGAGATAATTGGagagtttttccaaaacaaagtGACTTCAAGGATTCTTTACTTGGCACGTCGAAACAT GCCATCACATTGGGGAGGTTTCATTCAGCGACTGCAACTGCTTTCCGTAAAATCAGTGGTCTTGAGGAATTCAAAACACATAACTCCAGAGACCCTTCTGCAGTTGACGTCTGACACACGTCGACTTCTATCTAGAGAATGCAAAACAATGTCGGGGCAAGAGTTTCATGCAGTTATGGCTTCTGGGTCTCTGATATCTTCTGCTAATCAAGTTCATGGAACTAGTTTGTCTGCCCTTTGGCTCCccattgatttgtttttggaagatgCTATGGATGGATCACAAGTGGCAGCAACTAGTGCTGTTGAAACTCTTACTG GTTTAGTAAAGGCTCTGCAGGCTGTTAATGGTACCACATGGCACAACacatttttaggtttatggaTTGCAGCTCTTCGGCTAGTGCAAAGG GAGAGGGATTCAAGTGAGGGTCCTGTGCCTCGCCTAGATACATGTTTGTGCATGTTATTGTCTGTTACGACACTTGCGGTTGCTAATATTATTGAGGAAGAGGAATGTGAACTTATTGATGAAAGTGAACTCAGCCCTACCAATCAAAGGATAGAAAAACAGCCTCAGGGAAAACGGTGCAAGGAGTTAGTTACCAGCTTGCAGTTATTGAGCGATTATGATGGTTTGTTGACACCCCCTCAGTATGCTGTTTCAGTAGCCAATCAGGCTGCTGCCAAAGCAATAATGTTCATTTCAAACCTTCCAGTCAGTAATGGACACTATGAATGTGTGAGCGTAACTGACATGCCAATGAACTGTT CTGGAAACATGCGACATCTGATTGTTGAGTCATTAATCGCAAGGAATCTACTGGACACATCGGCATATTACTGGCCAGGCTATGTCAATGCACGTAGCAACCAAGTTCCTCGTAGTATTCCTGGTCAAGTATCTGGTTGGTCATCATTGATGAAGGGTTCCCCTCTAACTCCACCATTGGTAAATGCTTTGGTTGCCACTCCAGCTTCTAG CTTAGCAGAAATCgagaaaatatttgaaattgcgGTCAATGGTTCAGATGATGAGAAGATATCTGCCGCTACCATTCTTTGTGGGGCGTCTCTAATTCGTGGTTGGAATGTACAG GAGCacgtcattatttttattacaagcCTGCTATCGCCTCCAGTTCCTGCTGACTACTCTGGCAGTGATAGCCATTTGATCATCTGTGCTCCATTTTTGAATGTCCTTCTTATTGGAATATCAAATGTGGATTGTGTTCAGATTTTCTCCTTACATGGCTTG GTTCCATTGCTTGCAGGTGCATTGATGCCCATCTGTGAGGTTTTTGGGTCTTGTGTACCGATTGCGCCATGGACTCTTACAACAGGTGAAGAACTCTCTTGTCATGCAGTGTTCTGCAATGCATTTACACTTCTGCTGAAGTTATGGAGGTTTAATCATCCACCTCTTGAGCATGTGATGGGAGATGCGCCACCAGTGGGATCCCAGCTATGTCCTGAATATCTCTTATTGGTTCGGAACTCACGATTGTCTTCCTTTGGAAGATTACCCAGGGATCGGATGAAAACCAGAAGACTCTCTAGATTAATAACTTTTTCTGTAGAACCTATATTTATGGAaacctttccaaaattaaaGCGCTGGTACCAGCAGCATCAAGAATGTATTGCTTCCACCCTCTCTGGTCTTGTCCTTGGGACTCCTGTTCATCAGATAGTTGATGCACTACTGAGTATGATGTTTCGAAAAATAAATAGAGGTGGTCAGCCTTTAACTCCTTCAGCTTCAGGAAGCAGCAATTCATCAGTATCTGGAACTGAAGATGCCTCGATTAGACTCCAAGTGCCTGCATGGGATATTCTGGAGGCAACTCCCTTTGTACTTGATGCTGCTCTTACAGCATGTGCCCATGGAAGAGTCTCTCCCCGTGAACTTGCTACAG GACTCAAAGATCTTGCTGATTTTCTTCCGGCAACGTTGGCCACCATTATGAGCTACTTTTCAGCTGAAGTAACGCGGGGCATATGGAAGCCAGCTTTTATGAATGGAACTGATTGGCCAAGCCCTGCTGCGAATTTGTCTACTGTTGAGCAACAGATTAAGAAAATCTTAGCTGCTACTGGTGTTGATGTCCCAAGCCTTGCTGTAG GTGGGAGCTCTCCTGCGACGCTTCCTTTACCCTTGGCTGCCCTAGTAAGCCTCACAATTACTTATAAACTTGATAAAGCCAGTGAACGCTTCCTCACAATGATAGGCCCAGCCTTGAATTCCCTTGCATCTGGTTGCCCCTGGCCATGCATGGCCATCGTTGCCTCATTATGGGCCCAGAAGGTAAAGCGCTGGGGTGACTTCCTTGTGTTCTCAGCTTCTGGTACTGTTTTCTACCATAACAGTGATGCTGTGGTCCAGCTTATTAAGGCCTGCTTCACATCTACCCTTGGGCTAAATTCCTCCCACATTTGCAGCAATGGTGGTGTAGGTGCCCTCCTTGGCCATGGCTTTGGCTCCCACTTCTCAGGTGGGATCTCTCCAGTTGCCCCTGGAATTCTCTACTTAAGAGTGCATCGGTCTATCAGAGATGTAATGTTCATGACAGAGGAAATTGTCTCTATTCTAATTCTCTCTGTTAGAGATATTGCAAGTAGTGGGTTGCCTAAAGATAAAGTGGAGAAATTGAAGAAGACCAAGTATGGGATGAGATATGGGCAGGTTTCTCTTGCTGCAGCAATGACACGTGTCAAACTTGCAGCTTCACTTGGGGCATCATTAGTTTGGATATCTGGTGGATCAAGTTTGGTGCAATCCTTGATCAAAGAAACTCTTCCTTCTTGGTTTCTATCAGTCCATGGATTAAGGCAGGAAGGTGGAGAATCTGGAGGAATGGTTGCGATGCTAGGGGGTTATGCGCTGGCATACTTTGCTGTGCTTTGTGGTACATTTGCTTGGGGAGTGGACTCATCATTGCCAGCATCACACCGGCGGCCAAAGATTCTTGGGGCCCACTTAGAATTTCTTGCAAGTGCACTAGATGGAAAAATCTCTCTTGGTTGTGATTGTGCCACTTGGCAGGCATACGTGTCAGGATTTGTGAGCTTGATGGTTGGTTGCGCACCAATGTGGTTGCTAGAGGTGAATGTGGATGTGTTAAAGAGGCTGAGCAAAGGATTGAGGCAGTGGAGCGAGGAAGAATTGGCTCTGGCCCTGCTGGGAATTGGTGGGATAGGTGCAATGGGTGCAGCAGCTGAATTGATTATTGAAACTGAGTTTTAA